One stretch of Serinicoccus hydrothermalis DNA includes these proteins:
- the cutA gene encoding divalent-cation tolerance protein CutA, whose protein sequence is MKERPQLIEVRISVPTKESAKNIAEELVGRRLAGCVQVLGPMTSVYSWRQQVHESQEWLLLAKTTERHFEDLLEATRSMHGYEVPEVLAVPVNYALGEYVDWITDHLQGRDDAGREVGPAG, encoded by the coding sequence ATGAAGGAACGACCACAGCTGATCGAGGTGAGGATCAGCGTGCCGACGAAGGAGTCGGCGAAGAACATCGCCGAGGAGCTGGTCGGCCGCCGCCTGGCCGGGTGCGTGCAGGTCCTCGGACCCATGACCTCGGTCTACAGCTGGCGCCAGCAGGTGCACGAGAGCCAGGAGTGGCTGCTGCTGGCCAAGACGACGGAACGGCACTTCGAGGACCTGCTCGAGGCGACCCGGTCGATGCACGGCTACGAGGTGCCCGAGGTGCTGGCCGTGCCGGTCAACTACGCCCTGGGTGAGTACGTCGACTGGATCACCGACCACCTGCAGGGGCGCGACGACGCCGGTCGCGAGGTCGGCCCGGCCGGGTGA
- a CDS encoding AMP-binding protein gives MSEALAHDTGVTDPPLLEQTIGEALDATAQEHGVREALVEVATGRRWTYAELRSDVNLLARAFIASGVRSGDRVGVWAPNCAEWTLVQLATAKIGAILVTINPAYRSHELAYVLRQAGVSTVVVAQEFKGSSYPDMVEQVREECPELVQTLVIGGGVWEDFVAGAHQVSPARLEELQATLTPDQPINIQYTSGTTGFPKGATLSHRNILNNGYFVGEGCRYTEQDVICIPVPFYHCFGMVMGNLAAVTHGASMVIPAAGFDPAATLRAVRDEQCTSLYGVPTMFIAELQLIDTDDDFSVDDLATVRTGIMAGSLCPASVMRRLIDAGVREMTICYGMTETSPVSTQTATSDPFEKKVGTVGRVGPHLEVRVVDPATREVLQRGEPGEFCTKGYSVMLGYWEAPEQTDEVLQDGWMSTGDIGVMDEEGYVEITGRIKDLVIRGGENIYPREVEEFLYTHPDVVDAQVVGVPDERYGEELMAWVRLREGAEPLTAEAVKEFCTGSLAHYKIPRHVQVIDEFPMTVTGKVRKVELRERGEQILSEGSP, from the coding sequence ATGTCCGAGGCACTGGCGCACGACACCGGCGTGACCGACCCCCCGTTGCTGGAGCAGACCATCGGCGAGGCGCTCGACGCCACCGCGCAGGAGCACGGCGTCCGCGAGGCGCTGGTGGAGGTGGCGACCGGCCGCCGGTGGACGTATGCCGAGCTGCGCAGCGACGTGAACCTGCTCGCCCGGGCCTTCATCGCCTCCGGGGTGCGCAGCGGTGACCGGGTCGGGGTCTGGGCGCCCAACTGCGCGGAGTGGACCCTCGTGCAGCTGGCGACCGCGAAGATCGGCGCGATCCTCGTGACCATCAACCCGGCATACCGGTCCCACGAGCTCGCCTACGTGCTGCGGCAGGCCGGGGTGAGCACCGTCGTCGTCGCCCAGGAGTTCAAGGGGTCGAGCTACCCGGACATGGTGGAGCAGGTGCGCGAGGAGTGCCCCGAGCTGGTGCAGACCCTCGTCATCGGGGGCGGGGTCTGGGAGGACTTCGTCGCCGGGGCGCACCAGGTCAGCCCGGCCCGGCTCGAGGAGCTGCAGGCGACGCTCACCCCCGACCAGCCGATCAACATCCAGTACACCTCCGGCACGACCGGCTTCCCCAAGGGCGCGACCCTGTCGCACCGCAACATCCTCAACAACGGCTACTTCGTCGGGGAGGGCTGCCGCTACACCGAGCAGGACGTCATCTGCATCCCGGTGCCCTTCTACCACTGCTTCGGCATGGTCATGGGCAACCTGGCGGCGGTAACGCACGGCGCCTCCATGGTCATCCCGGCCGCGGGCTTCGACCCCGCGGCGACGCTGCGCGCGGTGCGGGACGAGCAGTGCACCTCGCTCTACGGCGTGCCCACGATGTTCATCGCCGAGCTGCAGCTCATCGACACCGACGACGACTTCTCCGTCGACGACCTCGCCACCGTCCGGACCGGGATCATGGCCGGGTCGCTGTGCCCCGCCTCGGTCATGCGCCGGCTCATCGACGCCGGGGTCCGGGAGATGACGATCTGCTACGGCATGACCGAGACCTCGCCGGTGTCGACGCAGACCGCCACCTCGGACCCGTTCGAGAAGAAGGTCGGCACCGTCGGTCGCGTCGGCCCCCACCTCGAGGTCCGGGTCGTGGACCCGGCGACCCGGGAGGTGCTGCAGCGAGGGGAGCCCGGAGAGTTCTGCACCAAGGGCTACTCGGTGATGCTGGGCTACTGGGAGGCGCCCGAGCAGACCGACGAGGTGCTGCAGGACGGCTGGATGTCGACCGGCGACATCGGGGTCATGGACGAGGAGGGGTATGTCGAGATCACCGGCCGCATCAAGGACCTGGTGATCCGGGGCGGGGAGAACATCTACCCGCGCGAGGTCGAGGAGTTCCTCTACACCCACCCCGACGTCGTCGACGCCCAGGTCGTCGGGGTGCCGGACGAGAGGTACGGCGAGGAGCTCATGGCCTGGGTCCGGCTGCGCGAGGGGGCGGAGCCGCTCACCGCCGAGGCGGTCAAGGAGTTCTGCACCGGCTCGTTGGCGCACTACAAGATCCCGCGGCACGTCCAGGTGATCGACGAGTTCCCCATGACGGTGACCGGCAAGGTGCGCAAGGTCGAGCTGCGCGAGCGCGGCGAGCAGATCCTCAGCGAGGGATCCCCATGA
- a CDS encoding (Fe-S)-binding protein, which yields MSFGVLQVLAIVVAALVTLAAVALFVRTIAGFVAQFRLGQPAQRTDAPGVRTVTMLREVLGHTRMARKPWVAVAHWVVMVSFGLLFLTLVTAYGQLVDPHFVLPLIGHFWPYEWLTELFGWGAVVGIAGLIVVRQRQHPRSLGRRSRFWGSTFWQAYVVELVILGVGVCIVALRALEYALGRVTGEAWATALHFPLTAWLGAPLDGLSAGTLEGAIIAVALAKILISMAWMIIIARTPTMGVAWHRFLAFFNIWFRRHPDGATSLGAVQPIAVGGEPVDFENIEELDEDAALGVGKVEDFTWKGLLDFSTCTECGRCQEQCPAWHTDKPLSPKMLVKNLRDQHHAVAPWLLAGQEHRDAAAQALEAAGGADAENLPEELHGIPTGAVVAAQRPLVGETEGDPTVPDGGGVIDPDVLWSCTTCGACVEQCPVDIEHVDAIVDMRRYQNLIESAFPHELGGLFKNLENKGNPWGMNARLRMDWAKDLDFDIPVVGEDLENLAEMDYLFWVGCAGAFEDRAKKTTRAVAELLHTAGVSFAVLGDGESCTGDPARRSGNEFLFQMLAMQNVEVLNEVEATRIVVTCAHCFNTLKNEYPQVGGRFEVVHHTQLLNRLVREKRLTPVSRPDSADTSGVASTAGTVTYHDPCYLGRHNQVYAPPRELLGALPGVELTEMPRHAEKSFCCGAGGARMWMEEKLGTRINLNRTEEALGTGADRIAIGCPFCRVMLSDGLTQKQAEGAGEDVEVVDVAQMLLAAVRRGETPEPAEEAESEPVS from the coding sequence ATGTCGTTCGGAGTGCTGCAGGTCCTCGCCATCGTCGTCGCGGCCCTGGTGACCCTGGCCGCGGTCGCCCTGTTCGTGCGCACCATCGCCGGCTTCGTCGCGCAGTTCCGGCTGGGGCAGCCCGCGCAGCGCACCGACGCCCCGGGCGTGCGCACGGTCACCATGCTCCGCGAGGTGCTCGGCCACACCCGGATGGCGCGCAAGCCCTGGGTCGCCGTCGCGCACTGGGTCGTCATGGTCTCCTTCGGCCTGCTCTTCCTCACCCTCGTCACCGCCTACGGCCAGCTCGTCGACCCGCACTTCGTGCTGCCACTCATCGGCCACTTCTGGCCCTACGAGTGGCTGACCGAGCTCTTCGGCTGGGGCGCCGTCGTCGGCATCGCCGGGCTCATCGTCGTGCGCCAGCGGCAGCACCCGCGCAGCCTGGGCCGCCGGTCCCGCTTCTGGGGGTCCACCTTCTGGCAGGCCTATGTCGTCGAGCTGGTCATCCTCGGCGTCGGCGTCTGCATCGTCGCGCTGCGCGCCCTGGAGTATGCCCTGGGCCGGGTCACCGGGGAGGCCTGGGCCACGGCGCTGCACTTCCCGCTGACCGCCTGGCTCGGTGCCCCGCTCGACGGGCTGTCCGCCGGCACCCTGGAGGGCGCGATCATCGCGGTCGCCCTCGCCAAGATCCTCATCTCGATGGCCTGGATGATCATCATCGCCCGCACCCCCACGATGGGCGTCGCCTGGCACCGCTTCCTGGCCTTCTTCAACATCTGGTTCCGGCGCCACCCCGACGGAGCCACCTCGCTGGGCGCGGTGCAGCCGATCGCGGTCGGCGGTGAGCCGGTGGACTTCGAGAACATCGAGGAGCTCGACGAGGACGCCGCGCTCGGCGTCGGCAAGGTCGAGGACTTCACCTGGAAGGGCCTGCTCGACTTCTCCACCTGCACCGAGTGCGGCCGCTGCCAGGAGCAGTGCCCGGCCTGGCACACGGACAAGCCGCTGTCGCCCAAGATGCTCGTGAAGAACCTGCGCGACCAGCACCACGCCGTCGCGCCCTGGCTGCTCGCCGGGCAGGAGCACCGCGACGCCGCGGCCCAGGCGCTGGAGGCCGCCGGCGGCGCGGACGCCGAGAACCTCCCGGAGGAGCTGCACGGCATACCCACCGGCGCCGTCGTCGCGGCCCAGCGGCCGCTGGTCGGCGAGACCGAGGGCGACCCCACCGTCCCGGACGGCGGCGGCGTCATCGACCCGGACGTCCTGTGGTCGTGCACGACCTGCGGCGCCTGCGTGGAGCAGTGCCCGGTCGACATCGAGCACGTCGACGCCATCGTCGACATGCGCCGCTACCAGAACCTCATCGAGTCGGCCTTCCCGCACGAGCTGGGCGGGCTCTTCAAGAACCTCGAGAACAAGGGCAACCCGTGGGGCATGAACGCCCGGCTGCGGATGGACTGGGCCAAGGACCTCGACTTCGACATCCCCGTCGTCGGCGAGGACCTGGAGAACCTCGCGGAGATGGACTACCTCTTCTGGGTCGGCTGCGCCGGCGCCTTCGAGGACCGCGCCAAGAAGACCACCCGCGCCGTGGCGGAGCTGCTGCACACCGCCGGGGTGAGCTTCGCCGTCCTCGGCGACGGTGAGAGCTGCACCGGGGACCCGGCGCGCCGCAGCGGCAACGAGTTCCTCTTCCAGATGCTCGCGATGCAGAACGTCGAGGTGCTCAACGAGGTCGAGGCCACCCGCATCGTCGTCACGTGCGCCCACTGCTTCAACACGCTGAAGAACGAGTACCCCCAGGTCGGCGGCCGCTTCGAGGTCGTCCACCACACCCAGCTGCTCAACCGGCTGGTCCGCGAGAAGCGCCTCACCCCGGTCTCGCGCCCCGACTCCGCCGACACCTCCGGCGTCGCCTCGACCGCCGGGACCGTCACCTACCACGACCCGTGCTACCTCGGCCGGCACAACCAGGTGTATGCCCCGCCCCGGGAGCTGCTCGGCGCGCTGCCGGGGGTCGAGCTCACGGAGATGCCGCGGCACGCGGAGAAGTCGTTCTGCTGCGGCGCCGGCGGCGCCCGCATGTGGATGGAGGAGAAGCTCGGGACCCGGATCAACCTCAACCGGACCGAGGAGGCGCTGGGCACCGGCGCGGACCGGATCGCGATCGGCTGCCCGTTCTGCCGGGTGATGCTCTCCGACGGCCTCACCCAGAAGCAGGCCGAGGGGGCCGGCGAGGACGTCGAGGTCGTCGACGTGGCCCAGATGCTGCTGGCCGCGGTCCGCCGCGGCGAGACCCCGGAGCCCGCCGAGGAGGCGGAGAGCGAGCCCGTCTCCTAG
- a CDS encoding aminotransferase class III-fold pyridoxal phosphate-dependent enzyme, with protein MTITPDPAREARIKELSRAHVLTSWSAQAAIDPLPLAGGEGAYFWDHQGRRFLDFTSQLVNVNIGYQHPRLSAAVAEAAGRLTTVAPAFAEENRARAAEAIAGLAPEGMNKVFFTNGGAEANENALRMARAHTGRHKILAAYRSYHGATAGAITLTGEPRRWGAEPGMPGVVHFWGPHLYRSEFHASTPQEEGERALAHLRHTVEAEGPQQVAAVILETVVGSNGVLVPPPGYLEGVRELCDELGILLVLDEVMCGFGRTGAWFALDHWGVRPDLVTFAKGVNSGYVPLGGVIVSDAVAATFDERPLPGGLTYSGHALATASALAAIEIMREEGVVEHAAQVGERSLGPAATALLGANPLVGDVRGLGVFWAVELVADQTSRQPASGETMRAVQAGCVRRGMWPLIVANRVHLVPPCVISHEDADRGVAILADALADAIP; from the coding sequence ATGACGATCACCCCCGACCCCGCCCGCGAGGCGCGCATCAAGGAGCTCTCGCGAGCGCACGTCCTGACCTCCTGGTCGGCGCAGGCCGCGATCGACCCGCTGCCGCTGGCCGGGGGAGAGGGCGCCTACTTCTGGGACCACCAGGGCCGCCGGTTCCTCGACTTCACCTCCCAGCTGGTCAACGTCAACATCGGCTACCAGCACCCGCGCCTGTCGGCCGCAGTCGCCGAGGCGGCCGGGCGGCTCACCACGGTCGCGCCCGCCTTCGCCGAGGAGAACCGGGCGCGGGCCGCGGAGGCGATCGCCGGGCTGGCGCCGGAGGGGATGAACAAGGTCTTCTTCACCAACGGCGGGGCCGAGGCCAACGAGAACGCGCTGCGGATGGCCCGCGCGCACACCGGCCGGCACAAGATCCTCGCGGCCTACCGCAGCTACCACGGCGCGACCGCGGGCGCGATCACCCTCACCGGGGAGCCGCGCCGGTGGGGCGCCGAGCCGGGTATGCCGGGGGTCGTGCACTTCTGGGGGCCGCACCTCTACCGCAGCGAGTTCCACGCGAGCACGCCGCAGGAGGAGGGCGAGCGGGCCCTGGCCCACCTGCGGCACACCGTCGAGGCGGAGGGGCCGCAGCAGGTCGCGGCGGTGATCCTGGAGACGGTGGTCGGCTCCAACGGCGTCCTCGTGCCGCCGCCGGGCTACCTCGAGGGGGTCCGGGAGCTGTGCGACGAGCTCGGCATCCTGCTCGTCCTGGACGAGGTGATGTGCGGCTTCGGGCGCACCGGCGCGTGGTTCGCCCTCGACCACTGGGGGGTGCGCCCGGACCTGGTGACCTTCGCCAAGGGGGTCAACTCCGGCTACGTCCCGCTCGGCGGGGTCATCGTCTCCGACGCGGTGGCGGCGACCTTCGACGAGCGGCCCCTCCCCGGCGGCCTGACCTACTCCGGGCACGCGCTGGCGACCGCCTCGGCGCTCGCCGCCATCGAGATCATGCGCGAGGAGGGTGTCGTGGAGCACGCGGCGCAGGTGGGGGAGCGCAGCCTCGGCCCGGCCGCGACCGCGCTGCTCGGCGCGAACCCGCTGGTGGGGGACGTGCGCGGGCTCGGCGTCTTCTGGGCGGTCGAGCTGGTCGCGGACCAGACCTCGCGTCAACCCGCCAGTGGTGAGACGATGAGAGCAGTGCAGGCGGGCTGTGTGAGGCGGGGGATGTGGCCGCTGATCGTCGCCAACCGTGTGCATCTCGTGCCGCCGTGCGTCATCAGTCACGAGGACGCCGATCGTGGCGTCGCGATCCTCGCGGATGCGCTGGCGGACGCGATCCCGTGA
- the cysK gene encoding cysteine synthase A: MYNFSRAQTAPTKGTPPVRVHDDITQAIGGTPLVRLNRLADGLPEGTQVLLKMESQNPAASVKDRIGASIIDAAVEAGELQPGGTIVEGTSGNTGIALAMVGAARGYKVVLAMPETMSLERRALLRAYGAELVLTPGPEGMKGAVAKADEIAEERGAVRARQFANPANIKVHYETTGPEIWADTDGTVDIFVAGVGTGGTITGAGRYLREQKPDIGLVVVEPADSPILTGGQPGPHKIQGLGANFVPEILDTELYDEVVDVQLDDSLRVARSLATEEGVLAGISSGANVWGALEVAKRPENAGKTIVVVIPSFGERYLSTVLFEDLRD, from the coding sequence ATGTATAACTTTTCGAGAGCACAGACGGCCCCGACGAAAGGCACCCCTCCCGTGCGCGTTCACGACGACATCACCCAGGCCATCGGCGGCACGCCGCTGGTGCGGCTCAACCGCCTCGCCGACGGACTTCCCGAGGGGACCCAGGTCCTGCTCAAGATGGAGTCCCAGAACCCGGCGGCCTCCGTCAAGGACCGTATCGGTGCCTCGATCATCGACGCCGCCGTCGAGGCCGGCGAGCTCCAGCCCGGCGGCACCATCGTCGAGGGCACCTCGGGCAACACCGGCATCGCGCTCGCGATGGTCGGCGCCGCCCGCGGCTACAAGGTCGTGCTCGCCATGCCGGAGACCATGAGCCTCGAGCGCCGGGCGCTGCTGCGCGCCTACGGCGCCGAGCTGGTGCTCACGCCCGGGCCCGAGGGCATGAAGGGTGCCGTCGCCAAGGCCGACGAGATCGCCGAGGAGCGGGGTGCCGTGCGCGCCCGGCAGTTCGCCAACCCGGCCAACATCAAGGTCCACTACGAGACGACCGGCCCGGAGATCTGGGCCGACACCGACGGGACCGTCGACATCTTCGTCGCCGGCGTCGGCACCGGCGGCACGATCACCGGCGCCGGGCGCTACCTGCGTGAGCAGAAGCCCGACATCGGCCTCGTGGTCGTCGAGCCGGCCGACAGCCCGATCCTCACCGGTGGCCAGCCCGGCCCGCACAAGATCCAGGGCCTCGGCGCCAACTTCGTGCCGGAGATCCTCGACACCGAGCTCTACGACGAGGTCGTCGACGTCCAGCTCGACGACTCGCTGCGCGTGGCCCGCTCCCTGGCCACCGAGGAGGGCGTGCTCGCGGGCATCTCCTCCGGCGCCAACGTCTGGGGCGCGCTCGAGGTCGCCAAGCGGCCGGAGAACGCGGGCAAGACCATCGTGGTCGTCATCCCCTCCTTCGGCGAGCGCTACCTGTCCACCGTGCTCTTCGAGGACTTGCGGGACTGA
- a CDS encoding SDR family NAD(P)-dependent oxidoreductase codes for MSLDYSQMFRLDGRHAVVIGCGGIGAEIVAGLAAQGARVSCLDKDPAVAEAALARAPGGAAYPVDVLDAADVGARAEELGDVDVLVLTAAMNVRKRLLDYSAEEFDRVVGLNLRGTFDAVRAFAPRMVERGRGSIVALTSIRAVTVEPGQGVYAATKAGVMQLVRTWASELGPAGVRINAVAPGVVATPLTQQIRDDEEWDRAYAQKSALGRWARPEEMVGATCWLASDAASFVTGSQVMVDGGWTAIDGRFTPPA; via the coding sequence ATGAGCCTCGACTACTCCCAGATGTTCCGCCTCGACGGCCGGCACGCCGTCGTCATCGGCTGCGGCGGGATCGGCGCCGAGATCGTGGCCGGGCTCGCCGCCCAGGGCGCCCGGGTGAGCTGCCTCGACAAGGACCCCGCGGTCGCGGAGGCGGCGCTGGCCCGCGCACCGGGAGGCGCGGCATACCCCGTCGACGTGCTCGACGCGGCGGACGTCGGTGCCCGGGCGGAGGAGCTCGGCGACGTGGACGTGCTCGTGCTGACCGCGGCGATGAACGTGCGCAAGCGGCTGCTCGACTACAGCGCCGAGGAGTTCGACCGCGTCGTCGGCCTCAACCTGCGCGGCACCTTCGACGCGGTGCGGGCGTTCGCGCCGCGGATGGTCGAGCGGGGACGCGGGTCGATCGTGGCCCTGACGTCGATCCGCGCCGTCACCGTCGAGCCCGGGCAGGGGGTGTATGCCGCCACGAAGGCCGGGGTGATGCAGCTGGTGCGGACGTGGGCCTCCGAGCTGGGGCCGGCCGGGGTGCGCATCAACGCGGTCGCGCCCGGGGTGGTGGCGACACCCCTGACGCAGCAGATCCGGGACGACGAGGAGTGGGACCGGGCGTATGCGCAGAAGTCGGCGCTCGGGCGCTGGGCCCGGCCCGAGGAGATGGTCGGGGCGACGTGCTGGCTCGCCTCCGACGCCGCGAGCTTCGTCACCGGCAGCCAGGTCATGGTGGACGGCGGCTGGACCGCGATCGACGGGCGCTTCACGCCGCCGGCCTGA
- the purU gene encoding formyltetrahydrofolate deformylase: protein MSPEKNRDFVLTLSCPDRKGIVHAVSRTLLEHDLSFTDSQQFADPSSGEYHLRIEAHADGDPIGVEELREALTPVAAELEGQWQVHDRAEPHRLLVMVSRMGHCLNDLLFRARTGQLPVTIPAIVSNHEDFRSLAEWHEIPFHHVPITADTKPEAEAQLRGIVDDHDVDTIALARYMQVLSPDLCRDYSGRIINIHHSLLPSFKGAKPYTQAHDRGVKVIGATAHYVTADLDEGPIIEQDFRRVDHRLTPAQLAQQGQEVEAAAFSRAIRWHAEHRVVLRGGRTIVFN from the coding sequence GTGAGCCCTGAGAAGAACCGCGACTTCGTGCTGACCCTGTCGTGCCCCGACCGCAAGGGCATCGTCCATGCGGTCTCGCGCACCCTGCTGGAGCACGACCTGTCCTTCACCGACAGCCAGCAGTTCGCCGACCCGAGCAGCGGGGAGTACCACCTGCGGATCGAGGCGCACGCGGACGGGGACCCCATCGGGGTCGAGGAGCTGCGGGAGGCGCTGACGCCGGTGGCCGCGGAGCTGGAGGGGCAGTGGCAGGTGCACGACCGCGCCGAGCCGCACCGGCTGCTCGTCATGGTGAGCCGCATGGGGCACTGCCTCAACGACCTGCTCTTCCGGGCGCGCACCGGTCAGCTGCCGGTGACGATCCCCGCCATCGTGTCCAACCACGAGGACTTCCGCAGTCTGGCGGAGTGGCACGAGATCCCGTTCCACCACGTGCCGATCACCGCCGACACCAAGCCGGAGGCCGAGGCGCAGCTGCGCGGGATCGTCGACGACCACGACGTGGACACCATCGCGCTGGCCCGCTACATGCAGGTGCTCTCACCGGACCTGTGCCGCGACTACTCCGGGCGGATCATCAACATCCACCACTCGTTGCTGCCGAGCTTCAAGGGCGCCAAGCCCTACACCCAGGCGCACGACCGGGGCGTCAAGGTCATCGGCGCGACGGCGCACTACGTCACCGCGGACCTCGACGAGGGCCCGATCATCGAGCAGGACTTCCGCCGGGTCGACCACCGGCTCACGCCCGCCCAGCTGGCGCAGCAGGGCCAGGAGGTCGAGGCGGCGGCCTTCTCCCGGGCGATCCGGTGGCACGCCGAGCACCGGGTCGTGCTCCGCGGCGGCCGGACCATCGTCTTCAACTGA
- the dcd gene encoding dCTP deaminase, with protein MLLSDRDILAAVDAGRVQLDPWDPQMVQPSSVDIRLDRYFRLFDNHKYAVIDPAQEQPDLTRLVEVEPEETFVLHPGEFVLGSTYEEVSLPDDIAARVEGKSSLGRLGLLTHATAGFVDPGFTGHVTLELSNVATLPIVLHPGMKIGQLCFFRLSSASEHPYGSSAKGSHYQGQRGPTASRSWSNFSRVDVRR; from the coding sequence GTGCTGCTCTCAGATCGCGACATCCTCGCCGCCGTCGACGCCGGGAGGGTCCAGCTCGACCCCTGGGACCCGCAGATGGTCCAGCCCTCGAGCGTGGACATCCGGCTGGACCGCTACTTCCGGCTCTTCGACAACCACAAGTACGCCGTCATCGACCCGGCGCAGGAGCAGCCCGACCTGACGCGGCTGGTCGAGGTGGAGCCGGAGGAGACCTTCGTGCTGCACCCGGGCGAGTTCGTCCTCGGCTCGACCTACGAGGAGGTCAGCCTCCCGGACGACATCGCCGCCCGGGTCGAGGGCAAATCCTCCCTGGGACGGCTCGGTCTGCTCACCCACGCCACCGCCGGCTTCGTGGACCCGGGCTTCACCGGGCACGTGACGCTGGAGCTGTCCAACGTCGCGACCCTGCCGATCGTGCTGCACCCCGGGATGAAGATCGGCCAGCTGTGCTTCTTCCGGCTGAGCTCGGCCTCCGAGCACCCCTACGGCAGCTCGGCCAAGGGCAGCCACTACCAGGGCCAGCGGGGGCCGACCGCGAGCCGCTCGTGGTCCAACTTCTCCCGGGTCGACGTGCGGCGCTGA
- a CDS encoding DUF418 domain-containing protein: protein MDNTNVLEVGAGSARSTRIAALDVVRGVAILGTLWTNIWLFTHTHGLAGYLLDPVTADTPGWAATTQDLLSALSQGKFLALLSMMFGMGLAIQQSAAARRGRRWPGLYLWRAALLFLDGAVNYLLIAEFDVLMGYAVTAALVSWMLLTSDRVQRWLVAGFAAAHVLLVAGVSALALAYQDQLATGSWTGPNPYADGSFVELVRFRVDQFVTFRAEPVCILLGTIAMFLLGARLFRAGVLGPEGGALRRRLLVLGALALPVDLTLGTVGGVGGLLLERYVVAPLVALGLLALLAELCLRRGTDGWLSRRLQEVGRTALSCYLLQNLLGGALFYGWGLGLAAGLGAWRLPATLLGYAVIVLAVCVFAHLWLRRFPVGPVEWLWKRAGDLGGATPRLARREP, encoded by the coding sequence ATGGACAATACGAACGTATTGGAGGTGGGGGCCGGCTCCGCGCGCTCCACCCGCATCGCGGCGCTCGACGTCGTCCGGGGCGTCGCCATCCTCGGCACGCTGTGGACCAACATCTGGCTGTTCACGCACACCCACGGCCTGGCCGGCTACCTCCTCGACCCGGTGACCGCCGACACGCCGGGCTGGGCGGCGACGACGCAGGACCTGCTGTCCGCGCTCAGCCAGGGCAAGTTCCTGGCGCTGCTGTCGATGATGTTCGGCATGGGGCTGGCGATCCAGCAGTCGGCGGCCGCGCGGCGCGGTCGACGCTGGCCGGGCCTCTACCTCTGGCGCGCGGCGCTGCTCTTCCTCGACGGGGCGGTCAACTACCTGCTCATCGCCGAGTTCGACGTGCTCATGGGGTATGCCGTGACCGCCGCCCTCGTCTCCTGGATGCTGCTCACGAGCGACCGGGTGCAGCGGTGGCTCGTCGCCGGTTTCGCGGCGGCCCACGTGCTGCTCGTCGCGGGGGTCTCGGCGCTCGCCCTCGCCTACCAGGACCAGCTCGCGACGGGCTCGTGGACCGGCCCCAACCCGTATGCCGACGGCAGCTTCGTCGAGCTCGTCCGGTTCCGGGTGGACCAGTTCGTCACCTTCCGGGCCGAGCCGGTCTGCATCCTCCTCGGGACGATCGCGATGTTCCTGCTCGGCGCGCGTCTCTTCCGGGCCGGTGTCCTCGGCCCCGAGGGCGGGGCGCTGCGGCGTCGGCTGCTGGTGCTCGGTGCCCTCGCCCTGCCGGTCGACCTCACGCTCGGGACGGTGGGCGGCGTCGGCGGGCTCCTCCTCGAGCGCTATGTCGTCGCGCCGCTCGTCGCCCTGGGTCTGCTGGCCCTGCTCGCCGAGCTGTGCCTGCGACGGGGCACCGACGGCTGGCTCTCGAGGCGCCTGCAGGAGGTCGGCCGCACCGCGCTGAGCTGCTACCTCCTGCAGAACCTGCTCGGCGGCGCCCTCTTCTACGGGTGGGGGCTGGGGCTCGCGGCCGGGCTCGGCGCGTGGCGTCTCCCCGCCACGCTGCTCGGGTATGCCGTCATCGTGCTCGCCGTCTGCGTCTTCGCCCACCTGTGGCTGCGTCGCTTCCCGGTCGGGCCGGTGGAGTGGCTCTGGAAGCGGGCCGGAGACCTCGGTGGCGCGACGCCTAGACTTGCCCGTCGTGAGCCCTGA
- the epsC gene encoding serine O-acetyltransferase EpsC, whose protein sequence is MALRIDHQARRGVDALRRAAASVRDDLDAAVARDPATSSRVEMALASPGLHALWVHRASHAMWGAGLRLPARLLSQAARSATGVEIHPGASIGRRFFIDHGMGVVIGETAEIGDDVMLYHGVTLGGRSLDPTIKRHPTLGDGVTVGAGAKILGDIVVGHGAQVGANAVVTKEVPSMAVATGIPASVRRPEAGLDPEQALYDDPALWI, encoded by the coding sequence ATGGCCCTGCGGATCGACCACCAGGCCCGTCGTGGGGTGGACGCCCTGCGCCGGGCGGCCGCCTCGGTGCGCGACGACCTCGACGCCGCCGTCGCCCGGGACCCGGCCACGAGCAGCCGGGTCGAGATGGCCCTGGCCAGCCCCGGCCTGCACGCCCTGTGGGTGCACCGGGCGAGCCACGCCATGTGGGGCGCCGGGCTGCGGCTGCCGGCCCGACTGCTGTCGCAGGCGGCGCGCTCGGCGACCGGCGTGGAGATCCACCCCGGCGCCAGCATCGGCCGGCGCTTCTTCATCGACCACGGCATGGGCGTGGTCATCGGGGAGACCGCCGAGATCGGCGACGACGTCATGCTCTACCACGGCGTCACGCTCGGCGGCCGTTCGCTGGACCCGACGATCAAGCGGCACCCGACGCTGGGCGACGGCGTGACCGTGGGGGCGGGCGCCAAGATCCTCGGCGACATCGTCGTCGGCCACGGTGCCCAGGTGGGCGCCAACGCCGTGGTGACCAAGGAGGTCCCCTCCATGGCCGTCGCGACCGGCATCCCCGCGTCGGTGCGGCGCCCGGAGGCCGGTCTGGACCCGGAGCAGGCGCTCTACGACGACCCGGCGCTCTGGATCTGA